The Rhodoferax sediminis genome has a segment encoding these proteins:
- the hsdR gene encoding type I restriction-modification system endonuclease, with the protein MSAPAPAASANFQFLQQHDPLLVQLCAAAERNFAAGDPNTCLLKLRQFGEALAQHLAAVFGVESPPDAKQADLLVTLQRKGHVDRSVADMLHLLRQQGNTANHSFTDTPISLGQAKTALKVARELAVWFHRAFGRGTASFKPGPFIDPVATDYATITARLEAQVAQKMAEADRANALVAAEQKKSRHLEGQAALLASERSTWEQLAQDEERERLRLQSEFEARLAVMRAAAISPAAAPQTDESSSAPSKVSRAMALATSHIELDEDETRAIIDTQLRAAGWEADTTTLRYSHGARPIAGKNQAIAEWPTQSGPADYVLFVGLTPLAVIEAKKFSIDVSSVIQQAERYSVGYTEDGSEQMPGNSVQAQSLGWPTLHTTVTGGTHYRIPFVFASNGRGYHRQFLGKSGVWFRDLRRPQNHALALAGWHTPEGLSALLALDTDGAEQQLKVEPFGYLNLRDYQVVAVQAIEAAIATGKRECLVAMATGTGKTRTTIGLIYRLLKAKRFNRILFLVDRNTLGEQAQNAFKDARLEQNRLFTDIYDLKELDDAVPDSATKVHVATVQGMVNRLFGADGRDIPIDRYDCVVVDEAHRGYTLDREMGEGELEFRSEADYVSSYRRVLDQFDAVKIALTATPAQHTTQIFGLPVYTYTYREAVIDGWLIDHDPPVRFITQLAKNGIHFAQGDVVNVFVPSGKVQQQTLPDELDFEVDHFNRLVITEKFNQVVCDELAKCLDVFGGEKTLIFCANDAHADLVVTLLKQAIEREQGQINDKTVMKITGRADKPSELVRLYKNEQLPKIAVTVDLLTTGIDVPEICNLVFLRRVRSRILYEQMLGRATRLCPEIDKEIFKIYDAVDLYQALDAVSTMKPVVRDVTVPLDQLFHELADDKAHSTVTGTRDDDDTLLTHADDVAAQIVVRVRNLVRRAQRYAGNNPPVADALNTLKLLTAREPGELATHINGLSAQALRAFIAQHGALLSTLKQLQLGRLGTEQVISDHPDELIAVETGYGSYSRPEDYLDAFKAFITENRNKIAALEIVVTRPRDLTREHLRELQVALAEKTFTERLIGTAWKQAKNEDIAATLIGYIRQLALGSPLVPFEQRVGRALKKVLASQAWATPQQKWLERIAKSVKENTVIDETTFAKGAYANHGGFKAVNAAFRGNALEVIHQFEDAVWQDAA; encoded by the coding sequence GTGTCTGCACCTGCGCCGGCGGCGTCAGCCAACTTTCAGTTCCTGCAACAGCACGATCCGCTGCTGGTTCAACTGTGCGCCGCTGCCGAACGCAACTTTGCTGCGGGCGACCCCAATACCTGTCTGCTAAAGCTGCGTCAATTTGGCGAAGCCCTGGCGCAGCACCTCGCCGCTGTCTTTGGGGTCGAATCACCACCGGACGCCAAGCAGGCCGACCTGCTGGTCACGCTGCAGCGGAAGGGGCACGTGGATCGGTCCGTGGCGGATATGCTGCATCTGCTGCGGCAGCAGGGAAACACCGCCAACCACAGCTTCACCGATACCCCGATATCCCTTGGGCAGGCTAAGACAGCGCTCAAGGTCGCGCGCGAGCTGGCCGTCTGGTTTCATCGCGCCTTTGGCCGAGGCACAGCGTCATTCAAGCCCGGTCCCTTCATTGACCCAGTCGCAACCGACTACGCCACCATCACCGCCCGCCTCGAAGCCCAGGTGGCGCAGAAAATGGCCGAAGCTGACCGCGCCAACGCGCTGGTCGCCGCCGAACAGAAAAAGAGCCGTCACCTTGAAGGACAAGCCGCGCTCCTGGCCAGTGAGCGCTCCACTTGGGAGCAACTCGCGCAAGATGAGGAGCGCGAGCGCCTCCGCCTTCAATCCGAATTCGAAGCCAGACTCGCTGTCATGCGGGCGGCCGCAATCAGTCCCGCAGCGGCGCCGCAAACCGACGAGTCCTCTTCCGCCCCGTCCAAGGTCAGCCGGGCCATGGCATTGGCCACCAGCCACATTGAGCTCGACGAGGACGAAACCCGCGCCATCATCGACACTCAACTACGTGCTGCCGGCTGGGAAGCCGATACCACCACCCTGCGTTACAGCCACGGCGCTCGACCCATTGCCGGCAAGAACCAGGCGATTGCGGAATGGCCCACGCAAAGCGGTCCGGCCGACTATGTGTTGTTTGTTGGACTCACGCCGCTAGCCGTCATTGAAGCCAAGAAATTCAGCATTGACGTGTCCTCCGTTATCCAGCAGGCTGAGCGTTACAGCGTCGGCTACACAGAAGACGGCAGCGAGCAAATGCCCGGCAACTCTGTCCAGGCGCAGTCTTTGGGCTGGCCGACGCTGCACACAACCGTCACGGGTGGCACGCACTACCGCATCCCCTTCGTATTTGCTTCCAACGGCCGTGGCTACCACCGCCAGTTTCTGGGCAAGAGCGGGGTCTGGTTCCGGGATCTTCGCCGCCCCCAGAACCATGCCTTGGCCCTCGCGGGCTGGCACACGCCCGAGGGCTTGAGTGCGCTGCTCGCGCTGGACACCGACGGTGCTGAACAGCAACTCAAGGTTGAACCCTTCGGTTACCTGAACCTGCGCGACTATCAGGTCGTCGCGGTGCAGGCGATTGAAGCCGCCATTGCCACGGGCAAGCGCGAGTGCCTGGTCGCCATGGCCACCGGGACGGGCAAGACCCGGACCACGATTGGCCTGATCTACCGCCTGCTCAAGGCCAAGCGTTTCAACCGCATCCTGTTTCTGGTGGACCGCAACACCCTGGGCGAGCAGGCCCAGAACGCCTTCAAGGACGCACGGCTGGAACAGAACCGCCTGTTCACCGACATCTACGACCTCAAGGAACTCGACGATGCGGTGCCCGACAGCGCCACCAAGGTGCATGTGGCCACCGTGCAAGGCATGGTCAACCGCCTGTTCGGCGCCGACGGCCGGGACATCCCGATCGACCGCTACGACTGCGTGGTCGTGGACGAAGCCCACCGCGGCTACACCCTGGACCGCGAAATGGGCGAAGGCGAGCTCGAGTTTCGCTCCGAGGCCGACTACGTCTCGTCCTACCGTCGAGTGCTCGACCAGTTCGACGCCGTCAAGATCGCACTGACGGCCACACCTGCCCAGCACACCACCCAGATCTTCGGACTGCCGGTCTACACCTACACCTACCGTGAGGCCGTGATCGACGGCTGGTTGATCGACCATGACCCGCCGGTGCGCTTCATCACCCAGCTCGCCAAAAACGGCATTCATTTTGCGCAGGGCGACGTGGTCAACGTTTTCGTCCCGTCCGGCAAGGTGCAGCAGCAGACTCTGCCCGATGAGCTGGACTTTGAGGTGGATCACTTCAACCGCCTGGTGATCACCGAAAAGTTCAACCAGGTGGTGTGCGACGAGCTGGCCAAGTGCCTCGACGTGTTTGGCGGCGAGAAGACCCTGATCTTCTGCGCCAATGACGCCCACGCCGACCTGGTGGTCACGCTGCTCAAGCAGGCCATCGAGCGCGAACAAGGCCAGATCAATGACAAGACCGTGATGAAGATCACCGGTCGCGCCGACAAGCCGTCCGAACTGGTGCGCTTGTATAAGAATGAGCAACTGCCCAAAATAGCGGTCACGGTGGATCTGTTGACCACTGGCATCGACGTGCCGGAAATCTGCAACCTGGTGTTCCTGCGTCGGGTGCGCAGCCGTATCCTCTACGAGCAAATGCTGGGCCGTGCCACGCGCCTGTGCCCCGAGATCGACAAGGAGATTTTCAAGATCTACGACGCGGTTGATCTCTACCAGGCTCTCGACGCCGTCAGCACCATGAAGCCGGTCGTGCGGGACGTTACGGTGCCGCTCGACCAGCTGTTCCACGAACTCGCCGACGACAAGGCCCACAGCACTGTCACCGGCACTCGCGACGACGACGACACCCTGCTGACCCATGCGGACGATGTCGCCGCCCAGATCGTGGTGCGTGTGCGCAACCTGGTTCGGCGTGCCCAGCGCTATGCAGGCAACAATCCGCCGGTTGCGGATGCCCTGAATACCCTGAAACTGCTCACGGCCCGCGAACCTGGCGAACTCGCCACCCACATAAATGGCCTGTCAGCGCAGGCGCTGCGCGCCTTCATCGCCCAGCACGGTGCCTTGCTCTCGACGTTGAAGCAGCTTCAGCTGGGACGGCTTGGCACCGAGCAGGTCATTTCCGACCACCCCGACGAGTTGATTGCAGTGGAAACCGGCTACGGGTCATACAGCCGCCCCGAGGACTACCTCGATGCGTTCAAGGCTTTCATCACCGAGAACCGCAACAAGATCGCCGCGCTCGAAATTGTGGTGACCCGTCCGCGCGACCTGACCCGGGAGCACCTTCGTGAACTGCAAGTCGCCCTCGCTGAGAAAACCTTCACTGAACGCCTGATCGGCACGGCCTGGAAGCAGGCAAAGAATGAAGACATCGCCGCCACGCTTATAGGCTACATCCGCCAGCTCGCCCTTGGGTCACCGTTGGTGCCATTCGAGCAGCGGGTAGGCCGCGCGCTCAAGAAGGTGCTGGCATCCCAAGCCTGGGCCACGCCGCAGCAGAAGTGGCTGGAGCGCATTGCGAAAAGCGTCAAGGAAAACACCGTGATCGATGAGACCACGTTCGCCAAGGGCGCCTACGCCAACCATGGCGGCTTCAAGGCCGTTAATGCAGCGTTCCGGGGCAACGCGCTTGAAGTCATCCATCAATTCGAAGACGCTGTGTGGCAAGACGCCGCATAG
- a CDS encoding GIY-YIG nuclease family protein, translating into MSWRQNKYVLERHQTFDAPPQDGVDQIPEVPGVYCILNRVSGHRYVGCAVEDMQARARSHRAGLRSGKPSNKLMRKHVAVYGVDAFFFFVLQAHPHSDEGLWKYQLEQHELWWTIQLAAHDERCGYNSEAGHIRTPAARFREAERRKLGTFGPYQLLPGVDLHDPIHHLLLKTWVQ; encoded by the coding sequence ATGAGCTGGAGGCAAAACAAATATGTGCTTGAGCGGCACCAAACCTTCGATGCCCCGCCGCAGGACGGTGTCGATCAAATCCCGGAAGTGCCCGGCGTGTATTGCATTCTCAACCGGGTGTCGGGCCACCGCTACGTGGGCTGCGCGGTTGAGGATATGCAGGCGAGGGCGCGGAGTCACCGCGCGGGGCTGCGCTCCGGCAAGCCGTCGAACAAGTTGATGCGCAAACATGTGGCGGTCTACGGCGTCGATGCGTTCTTCTTCTTTGTCCTGCAGGCGCACCCGCACAGCGATGAGGGCTTATGGAAATATCAACTGGAACAACATGAGCTGTGGTGGACGATCCAGCTGGCGGCCCATGACGAGCGCTGTGGCTACAACTCGGAGGCAGGTCACATCCGCACACCGGCTGCGCGATTCCGGGAGGCGGAGCGACGCAAGCTCGGCACCTTCGGTCCGTATCAACTGCTGCCGGGGGTGGATCTCCATGATCCGATTCACCACCTGCTGCTGAAGACCTGGGTGCAGTAG
- a CDS encoding HNH endonuclease translates to MPTAKILAKHVREAAKIWDRDPGFRGFRNGTTYEVRIGRKSYPPKAIASYANELAGNGILSPRDFAGAWEGKWHKQLENAGFRPEKKPDRTASMTSKRAELPMELAGLDEGAEFAEGAQHYAQHITQERNPKVVKLAKAQRWRDKKVFECDVCKFDFAKTYGERGAGYIEAHHTIPVHLMKPDHKTKIADIALVCSNCHRMLHTMRPLVDIPKLIAMRARAAKS, encoded by the coding sequence ATGCCCACAGCCAAAATCCTTGCCAAACACGTCCGAGAAGCCGCCAAAATTTGGGACAGAGACCCCGGTTTCAGAGGATTCCGCAACGGGACGACCTACGAGGTGAGGATCGGTCGCAAAAGCTACCCTCCGAAGGCTATCGCTTCATACGCAAACGAATTGGCTGGAAACGGAATCCTCTCTCCAAGAGACTTTGCCGGCGCATGGGAAGGCAAGTGGCACAAGCAGTTGGAAAACGCGGGGTTCAGACCAGAGAAGAAGCCCGACCGCACAGCGTCCATGACATCAAAGCGCGCAGAGCTGCCAATGGAATTGGCTGGACTTGACGAAGGAGCGGAATTTGCCGAAGGGGCTCAACACTACGCCCAGCACATCACGCAAGAGCGCAATCCAAAGGTCGTGAAACTGGCGAAAGCGCAGCGATGGCGGGACAAGAAGGTTTTCGAGTGCGATGTATGCAAATTCGATTTCGCGAAGACTTACGGCGAACGCGGCGCAGGTTACATCGAAGCCCACCACACGATCCCGGTTCACTTGATGAAGCCAGACCACAAAACAAAGATCGCCGACATCGCCTTGGTCTGCTCAAATTGCCACCGCATGCTGCACACAATGAGACCGCTCGTCGATATCCCTAAACTCATTGCCATGCGCGCCAGGGCTGCCAAGAGCTAG
- a CDS encoding site-specific integrase — protein MASIRQRAGMWQARVTRKGFPAETRSFETRSEAQKWAREIESNMDHGDHRRRLEADHLLLSDILQRYMEEVSPTRKGGSEEAIRIRALQRTKMAAHSMVKLTPALIASFRDARLKNVGNGAVIRDLSILSSAINHARREWGVSVENPCLLVRKPTIPPGRARLLKPDEEVRLMRELQPIGRRSRWMAPLVRLALETAMRRGEMLGLKWEHVDLTAQTVFLPDTKNGTPRTVPLSTTAVAVLAELPRSEDGRVFQISAMTMEAAFRRACARSGIANLHFHDLRHTATSKMAEKLPNVIELAAVTGHRTIQMLKRYYHPNAAALAKKLG, from the coding sequence ATGGCATCAATCAGGCAACGTGCGGGCATGTGGCAAGCCCGGGTCACCCGCAAAGGCTTTCCAGCCGAAACCCGGTCGTTCGAGACCCGATCCGAAGCTCAAAAGTGGGCTCGCGAGATCGAATCCAACATGGATCATGGCGATCACCGTCGGCGGCTCGAAGCCGATCATTTGCTGCTTTCGGACATTCTCCAGCGCTATATGGAGGAAGTCTCGCCCACCAGAAAGGGCGGATCGGAAGAGGCGATCCGGATTCGGGCCCTGCAGCGCACCAAGATGGCCGCGCACAGCATGGTCAAGCTGACTCCAGCGCTCATCGCCAGTTTTCGTGATGCGCGACTGAAGAACGTCGGAAATGGCGCCGTCATTCGTGATTTGTCCATTCTGTCCAGCGCGATCAATCACGCACGTCGGGAGTGGGGTGTCTCTGTCGAAAATCCCTGCCTCCTGGTTCGCAAGCCTACGATCCCTCCCGGAAGAGCGCGGCTGCTGAAACCTGACGAGGAGGTTCGGCTGATGCGTGAGCTTCAACCGATCGGACGACGCAGTCGCTGGATGGCGCCCTTGGTGAGGCTCGCACTGGAAACCGCCATGCGCCGCGGAGAGATGTTGGGGCTGAAGTGGGAGCACGTCGATCTGACAGCACAAACCGTCTTCCTGCCGGACACCAAGAACGGGACGCCGCGGACCGTGCCGCTATCGACCACGGCGGTGGCCGTCCTGGCGGAGCTGCCTCGAAGCGAGGATGGAAGGGTTTTTCAAATTTCTGCCATGACGATGGAGGCTGCGTTTCGCAGAGCATGCGCGCGTTCCGGTATTGCGAACCTGCACTTCCATGACCTGCGCCATACCGCGACCAGCAAGATGGCCGAGAAGCTGCCCAACGTCATCGAACTGGCCGCGGTGACGGGGCATCGAACTATTCAAATGCTGAAGCGCTACTATCACCCCAACGCTGCGGCCTTGGCCAAAAAGTTGGGATAG
- the moaC gene encoding cyclic pyranopterin monophosphate synthase MoaC, translated as MSTRNVPSGTALTHFDAQGQAHMVDVAAKAATHRIAVAGGRITMRPETLALIEAGNAKKGDVLGVARIAGIMAAKKTSELIPLCHPLALTRVAIDFEANSLDAAGTPAIFCTATVETVGPTGVEMEALTAVQVALLTIYDMVKAVDRGMTMTDVRVLEKHGGKSGSFVNP; from the coding sequence ATGAGCACCCGCAATGTCCCCTCCGGCACGGCCCTGACCCACTTCGACGCGCAGGGCCAGGCCCACATGGTCGATGTGGCGGCCAAGGCCGCCACGCACCGCATTGCCGTGGCCGGCGGGCGCATCACCATGCGGCCCGAGACGCTGGCCCTGATCGAGGCCGGCAACGCCAAAAAAGGCGATGTGCTGGGCGTGGCACGCATCGCCGGGATCATGGCCGCGAAGAAAACCAGCGAGCTGATTCCGCTGTGCCACCCGCTCGCGCTGACCCGGGTTGCTATTGATTTTGAAGCTAACAGCCTAGACGCAGCGGGAACTCCAGCCATATTTTGTACCGCAACCGTGGAAACCGTGGGCCCCACCGGCGTGGAGATGGAAGCCTTGACCGCCGTGCAGGTCGCGCTGCTGACCATCTACGACATGGTGAAGGCGGTGGATCGCGGCATGACCATGACCGATGTGCGCGTGCTGGAGAAGCACGGCGGCAAGTCGGGCAGTTTCGTCAATCCGTAG
- a CDS encoding M48 family metalloprotease, with amino-acid sequence MTYRINAFVRALAAAVLAVPLLFSPTWSYAQLPSLGDGGDMSTGAERRLGERIARELYRDPDYIDDPVLAEYVQGIWTRLLAAARVRGELTPEMDDRYAWQVILGRDREINAFALPGGYLGLQLGLIAIVDSPDELASVLGHELSHVTQRHISRLMAQQSRMTPLMIGAMILGALAASKSPDLGGAMITSGQAAAMQGQLNFSRDMEREADRIGYGVMTQAGYAPQAFATMFEKLQQASRLNDNGSFPYLRTHPLTTERIADMQARAQLNATPPLPALSLQQAMITARAQVLSNPGVDALRAAVAGASPAATAAMTPARQAGALYAGALASMKQRNFTQARQLVARLTPLVAGDATAARLANLLAAEVAWAAGDAPRVLALVDPAAPGRPELVLTSEARIRTGRALDAAQRLQTWVASMPRDASAWQLLASAYSAQDETLRAIRAEAEAQVAHLDYAAAVDRFKAAQDLVRKEGTGREPDGHIEASIIDTRLRQVQLLLKEQALEH; translated from the coding sequence ATGACTTACCGCATCAACGCGTTCGTGCGGGCGCTGGCCGCTGCCGTGCTGGCCGTGCCCCTGCTGTTTTCACCGACGTGGTCGTACGCGCAACTGCCCTCGCTGGGCGATGGCGGCGACATGAGCACCGGCGCCGAGCGCCGCCTGGGCGAGCGCATTGCGCGCGAACTCTACCGCGACCCCGACTACATCGACGATCCGGTGCTGGCCGAATACGTGCAGGGCATCTGGACGCGGCTGCTGGCCGCGGCGCGCGTGCGCGGCGAACTCACACCCGAGATGGACGACCGCTACGCCTGGCAGGTCATCCTCGGGCGGGACCGCGAGATCAATGCCTTCGCCCTGCCCGGCGGCTACCTGGGCCTGCAGCTCGGGCTGATCGCCATCGTCGACAGCCCGGACGAGCTGGCGTCGGTGCTGGGGCACGAGCTCAGCCACGTCACGCAGCGCCACATCTCGCGCCTGATGGCGCAGCAGAGCCGCATGACGCCGCTGATGATCGGCGCGATGATCCTGGGCGCGCTGGCCGCCAGCAAGAGCCCTGATCTGGGCGGCGCCATGATCACCAGCGGGCAGGCCGCGGCCATGCAGGGGCAGCTCAATTTTTCGCGCGACATGGAGCGCGAGGCCGATCGCATCGGCTACGGCGTGATGACGCAGGCGGGCTATGCGCCGCAGGCCTTTGCCACCATGTTCGAGAAGCTGCAGCAGGCCTCGCGCCTGAACGACAACGGCTCGTTTCCGTACCTGCGCACGCACCCGCTGACCACCGAGCGCATTGCCGACATGCAGGCCCGCGCGCAACTGAACGCCACACCGCCGCTGCCCGCGCTGAGCCTGCAGCAGGCCATGATCACGGCGCGCGCGCAGGTGCTGTCCAACCCCGGCGTGGATGCGCTGCGCGCCGCGGTGGCCGGCGCTTCCCCGGCGGCCACCGCCGCCATGACACCCGCGCGCCAGGCGGGCGCGCTGTACGCGGGGGCGCTGGCCAGCATGAAGCAGCGCAACTTCACCCAGGCGCGCCAGCTGGTGGCCCGGCTCACGCCGCTGGTGGCCGGTGACGCGACCGCCGCACGGCTGGCCAATTTGCTGGCCGCCGAAGTGGCGTGGGCCGCGGGTGATGCACCGCGCGTGCTGGCGCTGGTGGATCCGGCCGCGCCCGGGCGCCCGGAGCTGGTGCTCACCAGCGAGGCGCGCATCCGCACCGGCAGGGCGCTGGATGCGGCGCAGCGGTTGCAGACCTGGGTGGCTTCGATGCCGCGCGACGCCAGCGCCTGGCAACTGCTGGCCAGCGCCTACAGCGCCCAGGACGAGACCTTGCGCGCCATCCGCGCCGAAGCCGAGGCGCAGGTGGCGCATCTCGACTACGCGGCCGCCGTGGACCGCTTCAAGGCGGCGCAGGACCTGGTGCGCAAGGAGGGCACGGGCCGCGAGCCGGACGGGCACATCGAGGCCTCGATCATCGACACCCGGCTGCGCCAGGTACAGCTACTTCTTAAGGAACAGGCTCTGGAGCACTGA
- a CDS encoding phage holin family protein: MKLIFKWLLHAVALLAVAGLYSGVQVKSFTAALIAAFVIGLLNTIVRPVLVVLTLPVTLITLGLFLFVINALMFWAASGLLAGFHVTGFGAALIGSLIYSLLGVLIDSVLQSLFLKK; this comes from the coding sequence ATGAAACTCATCTTTAAATGGCTGCTTCACGCGGTGGCGCTGCTGGCGGTGGCAGGCCTGTACAGCGGCGTGCAAGTCAAGAGCTTCACGGCCGCGCTGATTGCCGCGTTTGTCATCGGTCTGCTCAACACCATCGTGCGCCCGGTGCTGGTGGTGCTGACGCTGCCGGTGACGCTGATCACGCTGGGGCTGTTTCTGTTCGTCATCAACGCGCTCATGTTCTGGGCCGCCTCGGGCCTGCTGGCGGGTTTTCACGTGACCGGCTTCGGCGCCGCGCTGATCGGCTCGCTGATCTACTCGCTGCTGGGCGTGCTGATCGATTCAGTGCTCCAGAGCCTGTTCCTTAAGAAGTAG
- a CDS encoding TerC family protein: MEFFSSAWWSALLAIILIDLVLAGDNAIVIALAARSLPKSLQRRAIVWGTVGAIVVRSLMTVGVVWLLKVPGLMLLGGLALLWIAYQLLTGSGSDAHDKPAANTFWGAMKTIVIADALMGVDNVLGVAGAAHGSFALVVIGLVISVPIVVLGSTLVLKLVDRFPLIIQAGAAVLAFTAASMIVSEPVLRGVFADPGAIHTAARWGTYVLAVAGVLGAGWWRRRRV; this comes from the coding sequence ATGGAATTTTTCTCCTCCGCCTGGTGGTCCGCTCTCCTCGCCATCATCCTCATCGACCTGGTGCTCGCGGGCGACAACGCCATCGTCATCGCGCTGGCCGCGCGCAGCCTGCCCAAATCGCTGCAGCGCCGCGCGATTGTCTGGGGCACGGTCGGCGCCATCGTGGTGCGCTCCCTCATGACCGTGGGCGTGGTCTGGCTGCTCAAGGTGCCGGGCCTGATGCTGCTCGGCGGCCTGGCGCTGCTCTGGATTGCCTACCAGCTGCTGACCGGCAGCGGCAGCGACGCGCACGACAAGCCCGCCGCCAACACCTTCTGGGGCGCCATGAAAACCATCGTGATCGCCGATGCGCTGATGGGCGTGGACAACGTGCTGGGCGTGGCCGGTGCGGCGCACGGCTCGTTCGCGCTGGTGGTCATCGGCCTGGTGATCAGCGTGCCGATCGTGGTTTTGGGCAGCACGCTGGTGCTCAAACTGGTGGATCGCTTTCCGCTCATCATCCAGGCCGGCGCGGCGGTGCTGGCGTTTACCGCCGCCAGCATGATCGTGAGCGAGCCCGTGCTGCGCGGCGTGTTCGCCGACCCCGGGGCCATTCACACGGCGGCGCGCTGGGGCACCTATGTGCTGGCCGTGGCCGGCGTGCTGGGCGCGGGCTGGTGGCGCCGACGCAGGGTGTAG
- a CDS encoding DUF3717 domain-containing protein, with translation MAGIHITDIEAAINYWREKAPSPDGVTLSAEIRALAEVYALMVFYREDEADEASFPARALAAWRMWYDTTPDTPCIAICSTSQGDAVCKGCGRTFGEVQHWTDMSPAEKRHTWRRITQDNTAWRFNRYAERAAEGWVRPATPAPADAPA, from the coding sequence ATGGCCGGAATCCACATCACCGATATCGAAGCCGCCATCAACTATTGGCGCGAGAAGGCGCCGTCGCCCGATGGCGTCACGCTGAGTGCCGAAATCCGCGCGCTGGCGGAGGTGTACGCGCTGATGGTCTTCTACCGCGAGGACGAGGCCGACGAGGCGTCCTTTCCGGCCCGCGCGCTGGCCGCCTGGCGCATGTGGTACGACACCACGCCCGACACGCCCTGCATCGCGATCTGCTCGACCAGCCAGGGCGACGCGGTGTGCAAGGGGTGCGGGCGCACCTTCGGCGAAGTGCAGCACTGGACCGACATGAGCCCGGCCGAAAAGCGCCACACCTGGCGCCGCATCACGCAGGACAACACGGCCTGGCGCTTCAACCGCTATGCCGAACGCGCTGCCGAAGGCTGGGTCCGCCCGGCGACACCGGCGCCCGCCGACGCACCGGCCTGA
- a CDS encoding YaeQ family protein has protein sequence MALKSTIFKASLQIADIDHGYYADHTLTLARHPSETDERMMIRLVALALQAHKLQSVCGGDGTLAFGAGLSSPDAPDVALTDFTGQTRLWIEVGQPEDKPLIKACGKADEVVLYCFSHAAEIWWRTMEGKLSRPQNLSVYRVPTAASQLLARLAQRSMQLQATIQEGALTLGDDANGIDIECVRWK, from the coding sequence ATGGCCCTCAAATCCACCATCTTCAAGGCGAGCCTGCAAATCGCCGACATCGATCACGGCTACTACGCGGACCACACGCTGACGCTGGCGCGCCATCCGAGCGAGACCGACGAACGCATGATGATCCGCCTGGTGGCGCTGGCGCTGCAGGCGCACAAGCTGCAGAGCGTGTGCGGCGGCGACGGCACGCTGGCGTTCGGCGCAGGCCTGTCCAGCCCCGACGCGCCCGACGTCGCCCTGACCGACTTCACGGGCCAGACGCGGCTGTGGATCGAGGTTGGCCAGCCCGAGGACAAGCCGCTGATCAAGGCCTGCGGCAAGGCCGATGAGGTGGTGCTGTACTGCTTCTCGCATGCGGCGGAGATCTGGTGGCGCACGATGGAGGGCAAACTGTCGCGCCCGCAGAACCTGAGCGTGTACCGGGTGCCGACCGCGGCCTCGCAGTTGCTCGCCCGGCTGGCGCAGCGCAGCATGCAGTTGCAGGCCACGATCCAGGAAGGTGCCTTGACGCTGGGCGACGACGCGAACGGCATCGACATCGAGTGCGTGCGCTGGAAATAA